From a single Stomoxys calcitrans chromosome 4, idStoCalc2.1, whole genome shotgun sequence genomic region:
- the LOC106088606 gene encoding membrane-bound alkaline phosphatase produces MLFQRVIGVSVRFVVTLWVIIQACNGGMALKCGEDDEDCREQFMHPDLREHALKRRSIPAEVLSDYWLDKGQRFVAYKDATANTPPRGKAKNIILFLGDGMSLSTLAATRIYLGGEEQELSFESFPDTGLMKTYAIDSMVPDSACAATAFLAGVKANYGTLGVSGHVERGDCDASANTSFQVDSIGKWALDSGRQVGLITNTRITHATPAGLYAHVADRDWENDKKLKNDCGKNSGIKDIALQLMEGDVGSRLKVIMGGGRAQFVDNGYYEDGKRRDGRNLIQEFLDESAQNIYVETKEDLEHADVENTKRLLGLFNDGHMKYNLKAMDSVKNHQPSLPEMTKKAIEILQNDDKGYFLLVEGGRIDTAHHDNKAKLALDETAQLSEAVALARSMTSEEDTLIVVAADHSHTMSISGYAKRSNNIFGIANLADDNIPYLTLSYANGPSFKDFFDTKNSMRYDPSDQIEDSDLDFDLQFPSTAPLESETHGGEDVAVYASGPWSDLFSGVYEQSTLPYLMAFAGCFGPGNHACQA; encoded by the exons ATGTTGTTCCAACGAGTGATAGGTGTGAGTGTGCGATTTGTGGTTACCCTCTGGGTGATAATTCAAGCCTGCAATGGGGGTATGGCTTTAAAATGTGGCGAAGATGATGAAGATTGTCGGGAACAGTTCATGCATCCTGATTTGAGGGAGCATGCCTTAAAGCGTCGCTCCATACCTGCGGAAGTTTTATCGGATTATTGGCTGGATAAGGGTCAACGCTTTGTGGCCTATAAAGATGCCACCGCCAATACGCCCCCCAGAGGTAAGGCCAAAAATATTATACTCTTCTTGGGAGATGGCATGTCTTTGTCCACCTTGGCTGCAACACGCATCTATCTGGGTGGGGAGGAGCAGGAATTGTCATTTGAAAGTTTCCCCGATACAGGGCTAATGAAAACCTATGCCATTGATAGCATGGTGCCGGATTCGGCGTGTGCAGCCACAGCCTTTTTGGCTGGAGTAAAAGCCAATTATGGCACCTTGGGTGTTTCTGGTCATGTGGAGAGAGGTGATTGTGACGCCTCAGCGAATACTTCATTTCAAGTGGACTCCATAGGCAAATGGGCCTTAGATAGTGGACGTCAAGTGGGCTTGATAACCAACACTCGAATCACACATGCCACGCCCGCCGGCCTCTATGCCCATGTGGCCGATCGTGATTGGGAGAATGataagaaattgaaaaatgattgtGGCAAAAACTCTGGCATAAAGGATATAGCCCTTCAGTTAATGGAGGGTGATGTAGGCAGTCGCCTTAAAGTCATTATGGGTGGCGGCAGGGCCCAGTTTGTGGACAATGGCTATTATGAAGATGGCAAACGGCGCGATGGTCGTAATCTAATTCAAGAATTTTTGGACGAAAGTGCCCAAAACATTTATGTTGAAACCAAAGAAGATCTAGAGCATGCTGATGTGGAGAACACCAAACGCCTATTGGGCCTCTTCAATGATGGTCatatgaaatacaatttgaaggCTATGGACTCTGTAAAAAATCATCAACCCTCTTTGCCAGAGATGACCAAAAAAGccatcgaaattttgcagaatgaTGACAAGGGCTATTTTCTATTGGTTGAGGGTGGTCGCATTGATACTGCTCATCATGATAATAAAGCCAAGTTGGCTCTAGATGAGACGGCCCAGCTGAGTGAGGCGGTGGCCTTGGCCAGATCGATGACAAGCGAAGAGGATACTTTAATAGTGGTGGCTGCAGATCATTCGCATACTATGAGCATTTCAGGTTATGCT aAACGCAGCAACAACATTTTTGGCATTGCCAATTTGGCTGATGATAATATTCCCTATCTCACATTGAGTTATGCCAATGGTCCCAGTTTCAAAGATTTTTTCGATACGAAAAATTCCATGCGTTACGATCCCTCCGATCAAATTGAAGATTCTGATTTGGACTTTGATTTGCAGTTTCCTTCAACCGCACCTTTGGAATCGGAGACACATGGTGGTGAAGATGTTGCCGTTTATGCTTCAGGGCCTTGGTCTGATTTATTCAGTGGAGTTTATGAGCAGAGTACATTGCCTTATCTGATGGCATTTGCTGGTTGTTTTGGACCTGGCAATCATGCTTGTCAGGCATAG
- the LOC106088612 gene encoding membrane-bound alkaline phosphatase, with amino-acid sequence MHWLGCLALFATLALAKRIDDTHPHWKKVKAGHTSNTNELEPGHWFGNAQSYIEQKLQQQQNLNVNKAKNVILFLGDGMSVQTVTAVRSFIRDASEQVAFEKFPYVGLSKTFCVDKQVPDSASTATGYLTGVKGNYGTIGVNAQVPRYDCDLGQDESLHTQSIAKWAQDSGKWAGLVTTARVTHASPAGVYAHTAQREWENDAKIKENECDADLNVDIARQLVEWPVGSELRVIMGGGRRNFLNETVFDETDVPGHRQDGRNLIEEWKALKKAQQKKASYVWNKKDLLSLGDFKNTDYVLGLFASSHCPYHGDLERQDLKDDVPSLSEMTEAALKVLQKSPEGFFLFVEGAKIDMAHHDTRARRSLEETEEFINAVEKALAMTSSEDTLIVVTSDHSHTMTINGYASRDSDILGLNDELADDGLPYTILSYANGPGYEKTFSDKKGRKDLSDKDFTDPKKKYMATVPLESETHGADDVAIFAKGPFAHYFSGNYLQTNIPMLMARAAQIGPYAHK; translated from the exons atgcactGGCTTGGCTGCTTGGCTCTATTTGCCACTTTGGCATTGGCCAAGAGAATAG ATGACACACATCCCCACTGGAAGAAGGTGAAGGCTGGACACACCTCAAATACCAATGAGCTTGAGCCAGGCCATTGGTTTGGCAATGCTCAAAGTTACATTGAACAAAagttacagcaacaacaaaatctaAATGTGAATAAGGCCAAAAATGTGATACTATTTTTGGGAGATGGCATGTCGGTGCAGACGGTGACAGCAGTGCGTTCCTTCATTAGAGATGCCTCCGAGCAGGTGGCCTTTGAAAAGTTTCCCTATGTGGGTTTGTCGAAAACTTTTTGTGTGGATAAACAAGTGCCGGATTCGGCCTCAACGGCAACAGGCTACCTAACAGGAGTCAAGGGTAACTATGGCACCATTGGCGTCAATGCCCAAGTTCCCCGCTACGATTGTGATTTGGGTCAGGATGAGTCTTTGCATACGCAGAGCATAGCCAAATGGGCTCAGGATTCGGGAAAATGGGCTGGTTTGGTGACCACCGCCAGAGTGACACATGCCTCTCCTGCGGGGGTATATGCTCACACGGCACAAAGAGAATGGGAAAATGATGCCAAGATCAAGGAAAACGAATGTGATGCAGACTTAAATGTGGACATAGCAAGACAATTGGTGGAATGGCCAGTGGGCTCAGAGTTACGTGTCATTATGGGTGGGGGAAGAAGAAATTTCCTTAATGAAACCGTTTTCGATGAGACTGATGTTCCCGGCCATCGTCAAGATGGTCGCAATCTCATTGAGGAATGGAAGGCTCTTAAGAAGGCCCAGCAGAAGAAGGCCTCTTATGTTTGGAATAAAAAGGATTTGCTAAGCCTAGGAGATTTCAAAAATACGGATTATGTCTTAGGGCTATTCGCCTCTTCACATTGCCCTTATCATGGGGATTTGGAGCGACAAGACCTAAAGGATGATGTACCTTCACTTAGTGAAATGACCGAGGCTGCCCTTAAGGTGCTGCAAAAGTCTCCCGAAGGATTTTTCCTATTTGTGGAGGGAGCCAAAATTGATATGGCCCATCATGACACCAGAGCAAGAAGAAGTTTGGAGGAAACTGAAGAATTTATAAATGCAGTGGAAAAGGCTTTGGCAATGACCTCCTCCGAGGACACTCTGATAGTGGTGACTTCGGATCATTCACATACCATGACCATAAATGGTTATGCG tcTCGTGATTCCGATATCTTGGGCTTGAACGATGAACTCGCCGATGATGGTTTACCCTATACCATACTTTCGTATGCCAATGGCCCCGGTTATGAGAAAACCTTCTCGGACAAAAAAGGTAGAAAAGATCTCTCCGATAAGGATTTCACTGACCCcaagaaaaaatatatggcCACAGTGCCTTTGGAATCGGAAACTCATGGCGCTGATGATGTGGCCATTTTTGCCAAAGGACCCTTTGCCCATTATTTCAGTGGCAATTATTTGCAGACAAATATACCCATGCTTATGGCCAGAGCTGCACAAATAGGACCATATGCCCACAAGTAG